One genomic segment of Anguilla anguilla isolate fAngAng1 chromosome 2, fAngAng1.pri, whole genome shotgun sequence includes these proteins:
- the LOC118221408 gene encoding forkhead box protein D2-like encodes MTLDTELMEEPDIDVVGDVNKDSRKENFLTSPASGKSGHEVNASSSPKLQDVDRNGNNTPQKCSPAAGKSAASVKPPYSYIALITMAILQSPKKRLTLSEICDFISHRFTYYREKFPAWQNSIRHNLSLNDCFIKMPREPGNPGKGNYWTLDPMSSDMFENGSFLRRRKRFKRQHFRFSALKEAPLEPRGMPSFTYGAYGLGATCLPLPGLELYHMGIDYRSGSPCAPTIPPVSSILPALSTLFTRTQHAAVKAFLPSQSPGYDSLGTTRCAAVVPDSSFLSTTVLHPLASPHLLSLQQEHQKLQSLQFNSSLANKILGLQQLGNANNQ; translated from the coding sequence ATGACTTTGGACACAGAACTAATGGAAGAGCCCGACATCGATGTGGTGGGAGATGTTAACAAGGACTCTAGAAAGGAAAACTTTCTAACTTCCCCGGCGTCGGGGAAATCAGGGCACGAAGTAAACGCATCCTCGTCTCCAAAACTACAGGACGTAGATAGAAATGGTAATAATACTCCGCAAAAATGCAGTCCTGCTGCAGGGAAGAGCGCTGCTTCCGTAAAGCCACCCTACTCCTACATTGCTCTAATAACAATGGCCATTCTCCAGAGCCCGAAGAAGCGCCTCACTCTCAGCGAGATATGCGACTTTATCAGCCACCGCTTCACCTACTATAGGGAGAAATTTCCCGCCTGGCAGAATTCCATCAGACACAACCTGTCTTTGAACGACTGCTTCATCAAAATGCCCCGAGAACCCGGTAACCCAGGGAAGGGAAATTACTGGACGTTGGACCCCATGTCGTCTGACATGTTTGAAAACGGCAGCTTTCTGCGGAGAAGGAAGCGTTTCAAACGGCAACACTTCAGATTTAGTGCGCTGAAGGAAGCTCCGCTCGAGCCTCGCGGGATGCCCAGCTTTACCTACGGTGCGTACGGCCTCGGGGCGACGTGCCTACCCCTTCCCGGATTGGAGTTATACCACATGGGCATTGACTATCGTTCAGGCTCACCCTGTGCGCCCACCATCCCACCTGTCAGCAGCATCCTGCCGGCGCTGTCAACCCTTTTCACCAGGACCCAGCATGCCGCCGTTAAGGCTTTTCTCCCGTCACAATCTCCAGGATACGATTCCCTCGGTACGACACGCTGCGCCGCCGTGGTCCCCGACTCCTCATTCTTGTCAACAACGGTGCTCCACCCGCTGGCGTCTCCACATCTCCTCAGTCTACAGCAGGAGCACCAGAAACTGCAGTCTCTGCAATTCAACTCCAGTCTGGCCAATAAAATCCTTGGCCTACAGCAACTGGGAAACGCCAACAACCAATAG
- the fdx2 gene encoding ferredoxin-2, mitochondrial yields the protein MAASAVLRTSMGLTLSLCRVNPRCNLCKIHILTRCRYGLTESLKMRTNIRSWTMSRSIHTSNGLYHSKSERIDEEDEADVVNVVYTDRSGKRIPVKARVGDNILYLAHKHGIELEGACEASLACSTCHVYVHQDYLDKLPEPLEREDDMLDMAPMLQENSRLGCQIILTREMDGLEVTLPKITRNFYVDGHVPAPH from the exons ATGGCGGCCTCCGCTGTACTCAGGACAAGCATGGGACTGACTTTGTCGCTTTGTCGAGTTAACCCAAGGTGTAATCTTTGCAAAATCCACATTTTAACAAGATGTAGGTACGGTCTCACGGAGTCACTAAAGATGCGTACAAATATCCGTTCTTGGACAATGAGCAGGAGCATTCATACGTCCAACG GTTTGTATCACAGCAAAAGCGAGAGGATAGATGAAGAGGACGAAGCTGATGT GGTGAACGTGGTGTATACAGACCGATCGGGAAAGCGAATCCCAGTTAAGGCCAGAGTCGGAGACAACATACTGTACTTGGCTCACAAGCATGGAATTGAGTTAGAAG GAGCCTGTGAAGCCTCACTAGCCTGCTCCACGTGCCACGTATATGTGCATCAAGATTACCTTGATAAGCTGCCTGAACCGCTGGAAAG GGAGGACGACATGCTGGACATGGCCCCCATGCTGCAGGAGAACTCTCGGCTGGGCTGTCAGATCATTCTGACCCGCGAGATGGACGGCCTTGAGGTGACTCTTCCCAAGATCACCCGAAATTTCTACGTGGACGGCCACGTGCCCGCGCCGCACTGA
- the zglp1 gene encoding GATA-type zinc finger protein 1 isoform X2, translated as MSVGSGIPVALTQGNREELYVKDPPVPQSAILYLLQEATKLALPEARLDSPNSMVMDGIWSGEGSEQHKLCPSPSGSASARYFGHRGDNYTDPRRSFKGSFSLLPTPPGSSPWEVMSLINLQCERLLHPEDGEEDEVYEGTPSATGESKSRHGRGASCFKEGDPSPAVPPDNRAGRFAEALGSSSRENKAEDILVQAQLTSITDRCDSAIHAHGRGDLASGSFQIAGSESGGTHCFRSPSVSKGNEDWHLHGRREIPMLSNPDGKGQGLCGTHCAPQLEPGLNLLGSVIHQEIQQPESSFSANADALVRSPSAFRTPTHRASRVSDRGVNADSNSNAIPFVDPPQDVQPQSGPRSVSNNSNCQPAAQHPEPQERLVTRRSELHESCVENVDEEQLKLKANRPASDARWQARKPRKQSHPTRSADLCDPTFKGVTFRMRTELSDNRDQCRLLITSNYSAELLKSIRRVRGGRSRSLASSLKTSSSEEDSDSSSLPKNKKCASCDTRKTPLWRDAEDGTPLCNACGIRYKKYRVRCFQCWHIPRKEGNTDSKCFRCGDALRLVTSQRKLTGW; from the exons ATGAGCGTAGGCTCAGGAATCCCAGTGGCCCTCACccaggggaacagagaggagCTTTATGTCAAGGACCCTCCGGTGCCCCAGTCCGCCATTTTATACCTCCTCCAGGAAGCCACCAAGCTTGCAttgcctgaagccagactggacAGCCCCAATTCCATGGTTATGGATGGGATTTGGTCTGGGGAAGGGAGTGAACAGCACAAGCTATGCCCTTCTCCATCAGGCTCTGCCTCGGCCAGGTACTTCGGTCACCGCGGCGATAATTACACAGATCCCCGGCGCAGCTTCAAAGGCTCCTTCTCCCTCCTGCCAACTCCGCCAGGCAGCAGCCCGTGGGAGGTCATGAGTCTGATCAACCTGCAGTGTGAGAGGCTTCTTCATCCGGAGGACGGGGAGGAAGACGAGGTTTATGAGGGCACGCCGTCTGCCACTGGGGAGTCAAAATCCAGACACGGCAGGGGGGCGTCATGTTTTAAGGAGGGTGACCCCAGCCCTGCTGTCCCACCGGATAATCGCGCAGGGAGGTTTGCTGAAGCTTTGGGCTCCTCTTCCAGAGAAAATAAAGCAGAAGATATTCTTGTTCAGGCACAGCTCACTTCAATTACAGATAGATGTGACAGTGCTATACATGCACATGGTCGAGGTGACCTGGCTAGTGGTTCATTTCAAATTGCAGGCTCAGAGTCAGGTGGCACACACTGTTTCAGAAGTCCTTCTGTAAGCAAAGGAAATGAGGATTGGCATCTACATGGAAGAAGGGAAATACCAATGTTGTCAAACCCGGATGGAAAAGGACAAGGTTTATGTGGCACTCATTGTGCACCTCAGCTGGAACCAGGCCTGAACTTACTTGGATCCGTCATCCATCAGGAAATTCAACAGCCTGAGTCCAGTTTCTCGGCTAATGCTGATGCATTGGTACGTTCACCCAGTGCCTTTCGCACCCCTACTCATCGAGCCAGCCGAGTTTCAGACCGAGGTGTGAATGCGGACAGCAACTCAAACGCGATTCCCTTTGTTGACCCTCCTCAAGATGTCCAACCTCAGAGTGGTCCCCGATCCGTGTCAAACAATTCAAACTGTCAACCTGCGGCACAGCACCCAGAGCCCCAGGAGAGGTTAGTAACCCGTCGGTCTGAGCTTCATGAAAGCTGTGTGGAAAATGTGGATGAAGAGCAACTGAAGCTCAAGGCCAATCGTCCCGCCTCTGACGCGCGATGGCAAGCCAGGAAGCCCAGGAAACAGAGCCACCCGACTCGAAGCGCCGACCTCTGTGACCCCACCTTCAAGGGCGTGACCTTCCGCATGCGCACAGAGCTCAGTGACAACAGAGACCAGTGCCGTCTGCTCATAACCTCAAACTACAG TGCCGAGTTGCTGAAGAGCATCAGGAGGGTGAGGGGTGGCAGGTCACGGTCCCTCGCGAGCTCCCTGAAGACGAGCAGCTCGGAGGAAGACAGCGACTCCTCCAGCCTCCCCA AGAATAAGAAGTGCGCCTCCTGCGATACGAGGAAGACTCCTCTGTGGAGAGATGCGGAGGACGGGACTCCACTGTGTAATGCCTGTGGAATTAG GTATAAGAAGTACCGGGTCAGGTGTTTCCAGTGTTGGCATATCCCCAGGAAGGAGGGGAACACAGACTCAAAGTGCTTCCGGTGTGGGGACGCGCTGAGGCTGGTGACTTCTCAGCGCAAGCTCACTGGCTGGTGA
- the zglp1 gene encoding GATA-type zinc finger protein 1 isoform X1, which translates to MSVGSGIPVALTQGNREELYVKDPPVPQSAILYLLQEATKLALPEARLDSPNSMVMDGIWSGEGSEQHKLCPSPSGSASARYFGHRGDNYTDPRRSFKGSFSLLPTPPGSSPWEVMSLINLQCERLLHPEDGEEDEVYEGTPSATGESKSRHGRGASCFKEGDPSPAVPPDNRAGRFAEALGSSSRENKAEDILVQAQLTSITDRCDSAIHAHGRGDLASGSFQIAGSESGGTHCFRSPSVSKGNEDWHLHGRREIPMLSNPDGKGQGLCGTHCAPQLEPGLNLLGSVIHQEIQQPESSFSANADALVRSPSAFRTPTHRASRVSDRGVNADSNSNAIPFVDPPQDVQPQSGPRSVSNNSNCQPAAQHPEPQERLVTRRSELHESCVENVDEEQLKLKANRPASDARWQARKPRKQSHPTRSADLCDPTFKGVTFRMRTELSDNRDQCRLLITSNYSAELLKSIRRVRGGRSRSLASSLKTSSSEEDSDSSSLPMFLSALLPLSENKKCASCDTRKTPLWRDAEDGTPLCNACGIRYKKYRVRCFQCWHIPRKEGNTDSKCFRCGDALRLVTSQRKLTGW; encoded by the exons ATGAGCGTAGGCTCAGGAATCCCAGTGGCCCTCACccaggggaacagagaggagCTTTATGTCAAGGACCCTCCGGTGCCCCAGTCCGCCATTTTATACCTCCTCCAGGAAGCCACCAAGCTTGCAttgcctgaagccagactggacAGCCCCAATTCCATGGTTATGGATGGGATTTGGTCTGGGGAAGGGAGTGAACAGCACAAGCTATGCCCTTCTCCATCAGGCTCTGCCTCGGCCAGGTACTTCGGTCACCGCGGCGATAATTACACAGATCCCCGGCGCAGCTTCAAAGGCTCCTTCTCCCTCCTGCCAACTCCGCCAGGCAGCAGCCCGTGGGAGGTCATGAGTCTGATCAACCTGCAGTGTGAGAGGCTTCTTCATCCGGAGGACGGGGAGGAAGACGAGGTTTATGAGGGCACGCCGTCTGCCACTGGGGAGTCAAAATCCAGACACGGCAGGGGGGCGTCATGTTTTAAGGAGGGTGACCCCAGCCCTGCTGTCCCACCGGATAATCGCGCAGGGAGGTTTGCTGAAGCTTTGGGCTCCTCTTCCAGAGAAAATAAAGCAGAAGATATTCTTGTTCAGGCACAGCTCACTTCAATTACAGATAGATGTGACAGTGCTATACATGCACATGGTCGAGGTGACCTGGCTAGTGGTTCATTTCAAATTGCAGGCTCAGAGTCAGGTGGCACACACTGTTTCAGAAGTCCTTCTGTAAGCAAAGGAAATGAGGATTGGCATCTACATGGAAGAAGGGAAATACCAATGTTGTCAAACCCGGATGGAAAAGGACAAGGTTTATGTGGCACTCATTGTGCACCTCAGCTGGAACCAGGCCTGAACTTACTTGGATCCGTCATCCATCAGGAAATTCAACAGCCTGAGTCCAGTTTCTCGGCTAATGCTGATGCATTGGTACGTTCACCCAGTGCCTTTCGCACCCCTACTCATCGAGCCAGCCGAGTTTCAGACCGAGGTGTGAATGCGGACAGCAACTCAAACGCGATTCCCTTTGTTGACCCTCCTCAAGATGTCCAACCTCAGAGTGGTCCCCGATCCGTGTCAAACAATTCAAACTGTCAACCTGCGGCACAGCACCCAGAGCCCCAGGAGAGGTTAGTAACCCGTCGGTCTGAGCTTCATGAAAGCTGTGTGGAAAATGTGGATGAAGAGCAACTGAAGCTCAAGGCCAATCGTCCCGCCTCTGACGCGCGATGGCAAGCCAGGAAGCCCAGGAAACAGAGCCACCCGACTCGAAGCGCCGACCTCTGTGACCCCACCTTCAAGGGCGTGACCTTCCGCATGCGCACAGAGCTCAGTGACAACAGAGACCAGTGCCGTCTGCTCATAACCTCAAACTACAG TGCCGAGTTGCTGAAGAGCATCAGGAGGGTGAGGGGTGGCAGGTCACGGTCCCTCGCGAGCTCCCTGAAGACGAGCAGCTCGGAGGAAGACAGCGACTCCTCCAGCCTCCCCA TGTTTCTTTCAGCACTTCTGCCTCTTTCAGAGAATAAGAAGTGCGCCTCCTGCGATACGAGGAAGACTCCTCTGTGGAGAGATGCGGAGGACGGGACTCCACTGTGTAATGCCTGTGGAATTAG GTATAAGAAGTACCGGGTCAGGTGTTTCCAGTGTTGGCATATCCCCAGGAAGGAGGGGAACACAGACTCAAAGTGCTTCCGGTGTGGGGACGCGCTGAGGCTGGTGACTTCTCAGCGCAAGCTCACTGGCTGGTGA